In Gopherus flavomarginatus isolate rGopFla2 chromosome 5, rGopFla2.mat.asm, whole genome shotgun sequence, one DNA window encodes the following:
- the LOC127050958 gene encoding SERTA domain-containing protein 2-like, with protein sequence MLGRGLKRKLSDYEENMAGLSSAFDSSRNLPYPLKRQLVLNMCLTKLQTYKTLVEPNLHRSVLIANTVRQIQEEMRQESSQQPINVCSGIAPHPHSYPGIDSSGISLHLPSGSSQQESNCCNSWSAEGPIENSLLMVSDDDMSSAISSILKDLDFMEDISPPTSLVPAGDDEPLKSPEKTCLKLEDDRQDLKGAECVFGSFEISNSTSYLKDLAIDDIFEDIDTSMYDSDFCSPLLMAPRSPSAATEETLKTFPSCNSSSTNNIPICRTDLSELDHIMEILVGS encoded by the coding sequence ATGTTGGGGAGAGGCCTAAAACGCAAGCTGAGTGACTATGAGGAGAACATGGCTGGTCTCTCAAGTGCCTTTGATTCCAGTCGAAATCTGCCATATCCACTTAAGAGGCAGTTAGTGCTGAATATGTGCCTCACTAAATTACAAACTTACAAAACGCTGGTGGAACCAAACTTACACCGTTCTGTGCTCATAGCCAACACAGTAAGGCAAATTCAGGAGGAAATGAGGCAAGAGAGTAGCCAACAGCCAATTAATGTATGTAGTGGCATTGCTCCCCATCCTCACAGCTACCCAGGAATTGATTCATCTGGAATTTCTTTACATTTGCCTTCAGGTAGCAGCCAGCAAGAGTCTAACTGTTGTAACTCATGGTCTGCAGAAGGCCCAATTGAAAATAGCCTGCTGATGGTTTCAGATGATGACATGTCATCTGCCATTTCATCTATTCTGAAGGATTTGGACTTCATGGAAGATATAAGTCCACCTACTTCTTTGGTTCCAGCTGGAGATGATGAGCCGCTGAAGTCTCCAGAGAAAACATGTCTCAAGCTAGAAGATGATAGACAAGATTTGAAGGGAGCTGAGTGTGTATTTGGTtcctttgaaatttcaaattCGACCAGTTACTTAAAAGATTTGGCTATAGATGACATCTTTGAAGATATTGACACTTCAATGTATGATTCAGACTTCTGCTCTCCCCTACTAATGGCACCTAGATCACCTTCTGCTGCTACAGAAGAAACATTGAAAACCTTCCCATCTTGCAATTCTTCCTCAACAAACAATATTCCGATATGTAGAACAGATCTGAGTGAGTTGGACCATATCATGGAAATTCTTGTTGGAtcttga